A region from the Mesorhizobium sp. J8 genome encodes:
- a CDS encoding MBL fold metallo-hydrolase, with the protein MAARRRSANRYYSGPPSDHFDGALFFNPGGKPPGRFSDLLRWQFGGERAKWPSAFPSPHPPAKPDGRLDGGALRITMVGHASLLIQTAGLNILTDPIWSERASPFAFAGPRRVNAPGIAFADLPPIDLVLVSHNHYDHLDLATLKRLKERHDPLVLTPLGNDTIIGRAVPGMRLGAHDWGDRIDTGAAAIHVEPAHHWSARGGRDRRMALWAGFVIETAAGNIYFAGDTGFHDGINYRLMAKKHGGFRLAILPIGAYEPRWFMAPQHQNPEEAVQGMKLCNAAFAAGCHWGTFHLTDEPIDEPAQKLAEALAAEDLPPERFRAMRPGELWDVPAIYKGTQTGQTR; encoded by the coding sequence ATGGCCGCGAGAAGAAGATCCGCCAACCGCTATTACAGCGGCCCGCCCAGCGATCATTTCGACGGCGCCTTGTTCTTCAATCCCGGCGGCAAGCCGCCCGGGCGCTTCAGCGATCTTCTCAGATGGCAGTTCGGCGGCGAACGGGCGAAATGGCCCTCTGCCTTTCCGAGCCCCCATCCGCCGGCAAAACCGGACGGGCGGCTGGATGGCGGCGCGCTTCGGATCACCATGGTTGGCCATGCCTCCCTTCTCATCCAGACCGCCGGGCTGAACATACTGACCGATCCGATCTGGTCGGAGCGCGCCTCGCCCTTCGCCTTCGCCGGCCCGCGAAGGGTGAATGCGCCAGGCATTGCCTTTGCCGACCTGCCGCCGATCGATCTGGTCCTGGTCAGCCACAATCACTACGACCATCTCGACCTCGCCACGCTGAAGCGGCTGAAGGAGAGACACGACCCGCTGGTGCTCACGCCGCTCGGCAACGACACCATCATCGGACGTGCCGTGCCCGGCATGCGGCTCGGCGCGCATGACTGGGGCGACAGGATCGATACCGGCGCGGCCGCCATCCATGTCGAGCCGGCGCATCACTGGTCGGCGCGCGGCGGACGCGATCGCCGCATGGCGCTATGGGCGGGTTTCGTCATCGAAACAGCAGCCGGCAACATCTACTTCGCTGGTGACACCGGCTTCCACGACGGCATCAACTACCGGCTGATGGCAAAAAAGCATGGCGGTTTCCGCCTCGCCATCCTGCCGATCGGCGCCTATGAGCCGCGCTGGTTCATGGCGCCGCAGCACCAGAATCCCGAGGAGGCCGTGCAAGGCATGAAGCTCTGCAACGCGGCCTTCGCGGCCGGCTGCCACTGGGGCACCTTCCATCTCACCGATGAGCCGATCGACGAGCCGGCGCAGAAGCTGGCCGAGGCGTTGGCCGCCGAAGACCTGCCACCGGAGCGTTTCCGCGCCATGCGACCGGGAGAGCTGTGGGACGTGCCGGCCATCTACAAAGGAACCCAAACCGGTCAAACGCGTTGA
- a CDS encoding cupin domain-containing protein: MPPRKINLVEAADQKIAKVFDPHIAGDVNDFQAKVAKFGEVFDWHAHDDEDEAFLVLRGRIAIDFRDGPVELGEGDFVVVPRGVEHRPRSLTKEPVVLMFEPATTVNTGNARSDLTVTDLKRL, encoded by the coding sequence ATGCCTCCGCGCAAGATAAACCTGGTCGAGGCTGCGGATCAAAAGATCGCCAAGGTCTTCGATCCGCACATCGCCGGCGACGTCAACGATTTCCAGGCCAAGGTCGCCAAGTTCGGCGAGGTTTTCGACTGGCACGCGCATGACGATGAGGATGAGGCCTTCCTGGTGCTGCGCGGCAGGATCGCCATCGACTTCCGCGACGGGCCGGTCGAGCTCGGCGAGGGCGACTTCGTCGTCGTGCCGCGCGGCGTCGAGCACCGGCCGCGCTCGCTGACCAAGGAGCCGGTGGTGCTGATGTTCGAGCCGGCGACGACGGTCAACACCGGCAATGCCCGGAGTGATCTCACCGTCACCGACCTGAAGCGGCTTTGA
- a CDS encoding protease inhibitor Inh/omp19 family protein, translated as MTFSMTRPFSRSGLLAVSLAALVASGCSTSRFSSMDDQQPAPLTPAPSGTVTQNQLPPPASPGTTDPSQFPTAPKNTQVASLPPDGTAPAGATDLTAASVAGVWNVNVSGQSCKVATPQTKFGAGYRAGPLHCPAPIDGIKSWNVAGKQLTLYDENGGTLARLYSSGGEKFDGQTSNGQPISLTR; from the coding sequence ATGACTTTTTCGATGACCCGCCCCTTTTCGCGGAGTGGCCTTTTGGCCGTGTCGCTGGCCGCGCTGGTAGCCAGCGGCTGCTCGACCTCTCGCTTCTCGTCGATGGACGACCAGCAGCCGGCGCCGCTGACGCCGGCGCCGTCCGGCACCGTGACGCAAAACCAGCTGCCGCCGCCGGCTTCTCCCGGCACCACCGATCCGTCGCAATTCCCGACCGCGCCGAAGAACACCCAGGTCGCCTCGCTGCCGCCCGACGGCACGGCGCCAGCCGGCGCCACCGATCTCACCGCGGCCAGCGTCGCTGGCGTGTGGAACGTCAATGTCTCCGGGCAGAGCTGCAAGGTGGCGACGCCGCAGACCAAGTTCGGCGCCGGCTACCGCGCCGGTCCGCTGCACTGCCCTGCGCCGATCGACGGCATCAAGTCGTGGAACGTGGCCGGCAAGCAGCTGACGCTTTACGACGAAAACGGCGGCACGCTGGCCAGGCTCTATTCGTCGGGCGGCGAAAAGTTCGACGGCCAGACTTCCAATGGGCAGCCGATCTCGCTTACAAGGTGA
- the sucD gene encoding succinate--CoA ligase subunit alpha: MSILVDKNTKVLVQGLTGKTGTFHTEQALAYHGTKMVGGIHPKKGGETWTGSKGESLPIFATVAEGKARTGANASVIYVPPAGAGEAIIEAIEAEIPLIVCITEGIPVVDMVKVKARLDRSSSRLIGPNCPGVLTPDECKIGIMPGNIFRKGSVGVVSRSGTLTYEAVFQTTNVGLGQTTAVGIGGDPVKGTEFIDVLEMFLADDETKSIIMIGEIGGSAEEDAAQFLKDEAKRGRKKPMAGFIAGRTAPAGRTMGHAGAVISGGKGGAEDKIAAMESAGIKVSPSPARLGTTLVEAIKG; the protein is encoded by the coding sequence ATGTCCATTCTCGTCGACAAGAATACCAAGGTGCTGGTGCAAGGTCTGACCGGCAAGACAGGCACCTTCCACACCGAGCAGGCGCTGGCCTATCACGGCACCAAGATGGTGGGCGGCATCCATCCGAAGAAGGGCGGCGAAACCTGGACCGGCTCGAAGGGTGAAAGCCTGCCGATCTTCGCCACCGTCGCCGAGGGCAAGGCAAGGACCGGCGCCAATGCCTCCGTCATCTACGTGCCGCCGGCGGGCGCGGGCGAGGCGATCATCGAGGCGATCGAGGCCGAGATCCCGCTGATCGTCTGCATCACCGAGGGCATCCCGGTCGTGGACATGGTCAAGGTCAAGGCGCGGCTCGATCGTTCCAGCTCGCGGCTGATCGGACCGAACTGCCCGGGCGTGCTGACGCCCGACGAATGCAAGATCGGCATCATGCCCGGCAACATCTTCCGCAAGGGCTCGGTGGGCGTTGTTTCGCGCTCGGGAACGCTTACCTATGAGGCAGTCTTCCAGACCACCAATGTCGGCCTCGGCCAGACCACGGCGGTGGGCATCGGCGGCGACCCGGTCAAGGGCACCGAGTTCATCGATGTGCTGGAGATGTTCCTCGCCGACGACGAGACCAAGTCGATCATCATGATCGGCGAGATCGGCGGCTCGGCCGAGGAAGACGCCGCGCAGTTCCTCAAGGACGAAGCCAAGCGCGGCCGCAAGAAACCGATGGCGGGCTTCATCGCCGGGCGCACCGCGCCGGCCGGCCGCACCATGGGCCATGCGGGCGCGGTGATCTCGGGCGGCAAGGGCGGCGCGGAAGACAAGATCGCGGCGATGGAATCGGCCGGCATTAAGGTTTCGCCCTCGCCGGCTCGGCTCGGCACGACGCTGGTCGAGGCGATCAAGGGTTAA
- a CDS encoding VOC family protein, translating to MAMKRTKTPWMKAEDFGRSLPHGVGVNLLVTDMAAMEAFCRDVLGARIIYADEDFAAVELLGSIFMLHADHSYLDNPMTGVTAGAETRGAGIELRLYGADPDAVEQKAAALGHIVLAGSIDKPHGLRECYIVGPDGYVFVPSARI from the coding sequence ATGGCGATGAAGCGGACCAAGACGCCGTGGATGAAGGCCGAGGATTTCGGCCGCTCGCTGCCGCATGGGGTCGGCGTCAACCTGCTGGTCACGGACATGGCGGCGATGGAGGCTTTCTGCCGCGACGTGCTCGGCGCCAGGATCATCTATGCCGACGAGGATTTCGCGGCGGTCGAGCTTCTGGGCTCGATCTTCATGCTGCATGCCGACCATTCCTATCTCGACAATCCGATGACGGGCGTCACCGCGGGCGCCGAAACGCGCGGAGCCGGGATCGAGCTGCGCCTTTATGGCGCCGACCCCGATGCGGTCGAACAAAAGGCGGCGGCGCTCGGCCACATCGTGCTGGCCGGCTCGATCGACAAGCCGCATGGCCTGCGCGAATGCTACATCGTCGGCCCGGACGGCTATGTGTTCGTGCCGAGCGCCCGGATTTAA
- the mdh gene encoding malate dehydrogenase encodes MARNKIALIGSGMIGGTLAHMIGLKDLGDVVLFDIAEGIPQGKGLDIAQSSPVDGFDSRLTGVNDYAGIEGADVCIVTAGVPRKPGMSRDDLLGINLKVMEQVGAGLKKYAPKAFVICITNPLDAMVWALQKFSGLPTSHVVGMAGVLDSARFRYFLAEEFKVSVEDVTAFVLGGHGDSMVPMIRYSTVSGIPLPDLVKMGWTSKEKLDQIVQRTRDGGAEIVGLLKTGSAYYAPAASAIAMAESYLKDKKRVLPCAAHLSGQYGVKNTYVGVPVVIGAGGVERVIEIDLSKAEQKMFDNSVAAVQGLTEACTKIAPHLAGK; translated from the coding sequence ATGGCACGCAACAAGATAGCGCTCATCGGCTCGGGCATGATCGGCGGCACGCTGGCCCATATGATCGGCCTCAAGGATCTCGGCGACGTGGTGCTGTTCGATATCGCCGAGGGCATTCCGCAGGGCAAGGGCCTCGACATCGCGCAGTCCTCGCCGGTCGACGGCTTCGATTCCCGGCTGACCGGTGTCAACGACTATGCCGGCATCGAGGGCGCGGACGTGTGCATCGTCACCGCCGGCGTGCCGCGCAAGCCGGGCATGAGCCGCGACGATCTTCTCGGCATCAACCTCAAGGTCATGGAACAGGTCGGCGCCGGCCTGAAGAAGTACGCGCCGAAGGCCTTCGTCATCTGCATCACCAACCCGCTCGACGCGATGGTCTGGGCGCTGCAGAAGTTCTCCGGCCTGCCGACCAGCCATGTCGTCGGCATGGCCGGCGTGCTCGACAGCGCCCGTTTCCGCTATTTCCTGGCGGAAGAGTTCAAGGTCTCCGTCGAGGACGTCACCGCCTTCGTGCTTGGCGGCCACGGCGATTCCATGGTGCCAATGATCCGCTATTCGACCGTCTCCGGCATCCCGCTGCCCGACCTCGTCAAGATGGGCTGGACCTCGAAAGAGAAGCTCGACCAGATCGTACAGCGCACCCGCGACGGCGGCGCCGAAATCGTCGGCCTGCTCAAGACCGGCTCGGCCTACTACGCGCCGGCGGCGTCCGCGATCGCCATGGCCGAATCCTACCTCAAGGACAAGAAGCGCGTGCTGCCCTGCGCGGCGCATCTCTCCGGCCAGTATGGCGTCAAGAACACCTATGTCGGCGTTCCGGTGGTGATCGGTGCCGGCGGCGTCGAGCGCGTCATCGAGATCGATCTCTCCAAGGCCGAGCAGAAGATGTTCGACAATTCGGTCGCGGCCGTCCAGGGCCTGACCGAGGCCTGCACCAAAATCGCCCCGCACCTCGCGGGCAAGTAA
- a CDS encoding DUF1579 family protein — protein sequence MNASPFSSLSDGHQRLQALVGAWRGEEEVAATQWTDAGTATAEVLAEAQFGGLFVVQRYRQRRDGTVSFGAHNVFGFDQQNGLVTVHQFDSMGFVPMSPATGRWNGGELALERSSPRGSARVTYNFDDIDSYRMKLQFKPTSSNVWQDMVSGLYRRVSPSTINGF from the coding sequence ATGAACGCGTCGCCCTTCTCTTCCCTCTCGGACGGTCACCAACGCCTGCAGGCGTTGGTCGGCGCTTGGCGCGGCGAGGAAGAAGTCGCGGCAACGCAATGGACCGATGCCGGCACGGCGACTGCGGAAGTGCTGGCCGAGGCGCAGTTCGGCGGCCTGTTCGTGGTGCAGCGCTATCGCCAGCGCCGCGACGGCACCGTCTCGTTCGGCGCGCACAATGTGTTCGGCTTCGACCAGCAGAACGGCCTCGTCACCGTGCATCAGTTCGACTCGATGGGGTTCGTGCCGATGTCACCGGCCACGGGCAGGTGGAACGGCGGCGAACTTGCGCTGGAACGGTCGTCGCCGCGCGGCTCGGCTCGCGTGACCTACAATTTTGACGACATCGATTCCTATCGAATGAAACTTCAGTTCAAGCCCACGAGCAGCAATGTTTGGCAAGACATGGTGAGCGGGCTCTACCGGCGCGTCTCGCCTTCCACGATCAACGGTTTTTAG
- a CDS encoding 2-oxoglutarate dehydrogenase E1 component produces MARQDQANDQFSLTSFLYGGNADYIDALYAAYEDNPGSVDPEWQDFFAALKDDAGDVRKNAKGASWAKPSWPLTANGELVSALDGNWGLVEKAIEKKVKEKAVVNGAVLSDADVHQATRDSVRAIMMIRAYRMRGHLHANLDPLGIAKPLEDYNELSPENYGFTEADYDRPIFLDNVLGLEFGTVRQMLDILTRTYCSTLGVEFMHISDPEEKAWIQARIEGADKEITFTATGKKAILSKLIEAEGFEQYIDVKYKGTKRFGLDGGEALIPALEQIIKRGGQLGLKEVVLGMAHRGRLNVLSQVMAKPHRAIFHEFKGGSAAPDDVEGSGDVKYHLGASSDREFDGNKVHLSLTANPSHLEIVDPVVMGKARAKQDQLAGRERGEIVPLSERAKVMPLLLHGDAAFAGQGVIAEMFGLSGLRGHRVAGTLHFIINNQIGFTTNPRFSRSSPYPSDVAKMIEAPIFHVNGDDPEAVVHAAKVATEFRMKFHKPVVVDMFCYRRFGHNEGDEPSFTQPIMYRNIRSHKTTVQIYADRLIAEGHVTQAEVDKMRADWRAHLEAEWEVGQHYKPNKADWLDGAWSGLRTADNQDEQRRGKTAVPVRTLKEIGKKLTEVPKDFEAHKTILRFLENRRQAIESGEGIDWSTAEALAFGAILLDGNPIRLSGQDSERGTFSQRHSVLYDQRDETRYIPLNNLSAAQAGYEVINSMLSEEAVLGFEYGYSLAEPNALTLWEAQFGDFANGAQVVFDQFISSGERKWLRMSGLVCLLPHGYEGQGPEHSSARLERFLQLCAEDNMQVANVTTPANYFHILRRQLKRDFRKPLILMTPKSLLRHKRAVSTLSEMAGESSFHRLLWDDAQLLADQPIKLVKDSKIRRVVLCSGKVYYDLYEEREKRGINDIYLLRVEQLYPFPAKALITELSRFRNAEMVWCQEEPKNMGAWSFIDPYLEWVLAHIDAKHQRVRYTGRPASASPATGLMSKHLSQLAALLDDALGE; encoded by the coding sequence ATGGCAAGACAAGATCAGGCCAACGACCAATTCTCGCTCACCTCGTTCCTCTATGGCGGCAATGCCGACTATATCGACGCGCTCTATGCCGCCTATGAGGACAATCCGGGTTCGGTCGACCCGGAGTGGCAGGATTTCTTCGCGGCGCTGAAGGACGACGCGGGCGACGTGCGCAAGAACGCCAAGGGTGCTTCCTGGGCGAAGCCTTCCTGGCCGCTCACGGCCAATGGCGAGCTGGTCTCGGCGCTCGACGGCAATTGGGGCCTGGTCGAAAAGGCGATCGAAAAGAAGGTCAAGGAGAAGGCGGTCGTCAACGGCGCCGTGCTTTCCGACGCCGACGTGCACCAGGCGACGCGCGATTCCGTGCGCGCCATCATGATGATCCGCGCCTACCGCATGCGCGGCCACCTGCACGCCAATCTCGACCCGCTCGGCATCGCCAAGCCGCTCGAGGACTATAACGAGCTGTCGCCGGAGAATTACGGCTTCACCGAAGCCGATTACGACCGGCCGATCTTCCTCGACAACGTGCTCGGCCTCGAATTCGGCACCGTGCGGCAGATGCTGGACATCCTGACCCGCACCTATTGCTCGACGCTCGGCGTCGAGTTCATGCATATTTCCGACCCGGAAGAGAAGGCCTGGATACAGGCCCGCATCGAAGGCGCCGACAAGGAGATCACCTTCACCGCCACCGGCAAGAAGGCGATCCTGTCGAAGCTGATCGAGGCGGAAGGCTTCGAGCAGTATATCGACGTCAAGTACAAGGGCACCAAGCGCTTCGGCCTCGACGGCGGTGAAGCGCTGATCCCGGCGCTGGAGCAGATCATCAAGCGCGGCGGCCAGCTCGGCCTCAAGGAGGTCGTGCTCGGCATGGCGCATCGCGGTCGCCTCAACGTGCTCTCCCAGGTGATGGCGAAGCCGCACCGCGCCATCTTCCACGAGTTCAAGGGCGGCTCGGCCGCTCCCGACGACGTCGAGGGCTCGGGCGACGTGAAGTACCATCTCGGCGCCTCGTCGGACCGCGAGTTCGACGGCAACAAGGTGCATCTGTCGCTGACCGCCAACCCCTCGCATCTGGAAATCGTCGACCCTGTGGTGATGGGCAAGGCGCGCGCCAAGCAGGACCAGCTCGCCGGGCGCGAGCGCGGCGAGATCGTGCCGCTGTCGGAACGCGCCAAGGTCATGCCGCTGCTGCTCCATGGCGACGCGGCATTTGCCGGCCAGGGCGTCATCGCCGAGATGTTCGGGCTCTCCGGCCTGCGCGGCCATCGCGTCGCCGGCACACTGCATTTCATCATCAACAACCAGATCGGCTTCACCACCAATCCGCGCTTCTCGCGTTCCTCGCCCTATCCGTCGGATGTGGCCAAGATGATCGAAGCGCCGATTTTCCACGTCAACGGCGACGATCCGGAGGCGGTGGTGCATGCCGCCAAGGTGGCGACCGAATTCCGCATGAAGTTCCACAAGCCCGTGGTGGTGGACATGTTCTGCTACCGCCGCTTCGGCCACAATGAGGGCGACGAGCCGTCCTTCACCCAGCCGATCATGTATCGCAACATCCGCAGCCACAAGACGACGGTGCAGATCTATGCCGACCGGCTGATCGCCGAAGGCCACGTCACCCAGGCCGAGGTCGACAAGATGCGGGCCGACTGGCGCGCGCATCTGGAAGCCGAATGGGAAGTCGGTCAGCATTACAAGCCGAACAAGGCCGACTGGCTGGACGGCGCATGGTCGGGCCTGCGCACCGCCGACAACCAGGACGAACAGCGGCGCGGCAAGACCGCCGTGCCGGTGCGCACGCTGAAGGAAATCGGCAAGAAGCTGACCGAGGTGCCGAAGGATTTCGAGGCGCACAAGACCATCCTGCGCTTCCTCGAAAACCGCCGCCAGGCGATCGAATCGGGCGAAGGCATCGACTGGTCGACGGCCGAGGCGCTGGCCTTCGGCGCCATCCTGCTCGACGGCAACCCTATCCGGCTTTCCGGCCAGGACTCGGAGCGGGGCACCTTCTCGCAGCGCCATTCGGTGCTTTACGACCAGCGCGACGAGACCCGCTACATCCCGCTCAACAACCTCTCGGCTGCGCAGGCCGGCTACGAGGTCATCAACTCGATGCTGTCGGAAGAGGCGGTGCTCGGCTTCGAATATGGCTACAGCCTGGCCGAGCCCAACGCGCTGACGCTCTGGGAAGCGCAGTTCGGCGACTTCGCCAACGGCGCCCAGGTGGTGTTCGACCAGTTCATCTCATCCGGAGAGCGCAAGTGGCTCCGCATGTCGGGCCTCGTCTGCCTGCTGCCGCATGGCTATGAGGGCCAGGGGCCGGAGCATTCGTCGGCGCGGCTGGAGCGCTTCCTGCAGCTGTGCGCGGAAGACAACATGCAGGTCGCCAACGTCACCACGCCGGCTAACTATTTCCATATCCTGCGCCGGCAGCTGAAGCGCGACTTCCGCAAGCCGCTGATCCTGATGACGCCGAAATCGCTGCTGCGCCACAAGCGCGCGGTGTCGACGCTGTCGGAGATGGCGGGCGAAAGCTCGTTCCACCGGCTGTTGTGGGACGATGCGCAGCTCTTGGCCGACCAGCCGATCAAGCTGGTGAAGGACTCCAAGATCCGCCGCGTCGTGCTATGCTCGGGCAAGGTCTACTACGACCTCTATGAGGAGCGCGAGAAGCGCGGCATCAACGACATCTACCTTTTGCGCGTCGAACAGCTCTATCCGTTCCCGGCCAAGGCGCTGATCACCGAATTGTCGCGTTTCCGCAATGCCGAGATGGTCTGGTGCCAGGAGGAGCCCAAGAACATGGGCGCCTGGTCGTTCATCGATCCCTATCTCGAATGGGTGCTGGCGCATATCGACGCCAAGCATCAGCGGGTGCGCTATACCGGCCGGCCGGCCTCGGCCTCGCCGGCGACCGGGTTGATGTCGAAGCATCTCAGCCAGCTCGCCGCGCTGCTCGACGACGCTCTCGGCGAATAA
- a CDS encoding GNAT family N-acetyltransferase, whose protein sequence is MNVEIRRLHPGDDAVVMRVADAVFDEPVRPDRLAAYLASPGHFMIVAIIDEIVVGQCAAVIHRHPDKVGELYIDEVGVAPPFQRRGIARKLLDAMFEIGREHGCEEAWVGTEPDNEPARALYETRKEPHGKAEDFVMYVYRLSKLVETPPLSSS, encoded by the coding sequence ATGAACGTCGAAATCAGAAGGCTTCATCCCGGCGATGACGCTGTTGTGATGCGAGTGGCCGACGCGGTGTTCGATGAGCCGGTACGGCCGGACCGCCTCGCCGCCTATCTCGCTTCGCCCGGCCATTTCATGATCGTGGCGATAATCGACGAAATCGTGGTGGGCCAGTGCGCCGCCGTCATCCACCGTCACCCGGACAAGGTGGGCGAGCTTTATATCGACGAGGTCGGCGTGGCGCCGCCCTTCCAGCGACGGGGTATCGCGCGAAAGCTGCTCGACGCCATGTTCGAAATCGGCCGCGAGCATGGCTGCGAAGAGGCTTGGGTCGGCACCGAGCCCGACAACGAGCCGGCGCGGGCGCTCTATGAAACGCGGAAGGAGCCGCATGGGAAGGCCGAGGATTTCGTGATGTATGTGTATCGGCTTTCAAAGTTGGTCGAAACGCCCCCGCTCTCGTCATCCTAG
- the zapE gene encoding cell division protein ZapE, which yields MHLRDGIQTHATVRQRYDHLVESGAVERDPAQERIVAALDRLIDEISAKRLAHKSSALGWLFAAKRQPREPVKGLYIHGAVGRGKTMLMDMFFELLPVRRKRRVHFNDFMADVQDRIQKHRQARKEGTVKEDDPIPPVARALADQAWVLCFDEFSVTDIADAMILSRLFSALFANGVVLVATSNVAPENLYRDGLNRQLFLPFISLLERNAHVMTLDADKDYRQEKLNRQPVYVTPDDALADRALDEAWKAMTHGQPTGEVTLTLKGRQLVVPRAAGDAARFSFADLCEKPLGARDYLAIAGRFSTIFIDHVPVLGEGKRNEAKRFILLIDTLYDHHMRLVMSAAAPPEGLYTAKRGTEVFEFERTASRLVEMQSRDWLDGWAERRQAAPVAEARQAQG from the coding sequence ATGCATCTGCGTGACGGTATCCAGACCCATGCGACCGTCAGGCAGCGCTACGATCATCTGGTCGAGAGCGGCGCGGTCGAGCGCGATCCGGCGCAGGAGCGCATCGTCGCCGCGCTCGACCGGCTGATCGACGAGATATCGGCCAAAAGGCTGGCGCATAAATCGAGCGCGCTGGGCTGGCTGTTCGCGGCCAAGCGGCAGCCGCGCGAGCCGGTCAAGGGCCTCTACATCCATGGCGCCGTCGGTCGCGGCAAGACCATGCTGATGGACATGTTCTTCGAGCTGTTGCCGGTGCGGCGCAAGCGCCGCGTGCATTTCAACGACTTCATGGCCGATGTGCAGGACCGGATCCAGAAGCACCGTCAGGCGCGCAAGGAGGGCACGGTCAAGGAAGACGATCCGATCCCGCCGGTGGCGCGGGCGCTGGCCGACCAAGCCTGGGTGCTGTGCTTCGACGAGTTCTCCGTCACCGACATCGCCGACGCCATGATCCTGTCGCGCCTGTTCTCGGCATTGTTCGCCAACGGCGTGGTGCTGGTCGCCACCTCCAACGTGGCGCCGGAGAACCTCTACCGCGACGGGCTGAACCGCCAGCTCTTCCTGCCGTTCATCTCGCTGCTCGAGCGTAACGCCCATGTGATGACGCTCGATGCCGACAAGGACTACCGGCAGGAAAAGCTCAACCGCCAGCCGGTCTATGTCACGCCCGACGACGCCCTGGCTGACCGTGCATTGGACGAGGCCTGGAAGGCGATGACGCATGGCCAGCCGACCGGCGAGGTGACGCTGACGCTGAAAGGCCGCCAACTCGTCGTGCCGCGCGCCGCCGGCGACGCGGCGCGCTTTTCCTTCGCCGATCTTTGCGAAAAGCCGCTCGGCGCGCGCGACTATCTGGCGATCGCCGGCCGTTTCTCGACCATCTTCATCGACCATGTGCCGGTACTGGGCGAAGGCAAGCGCAACGAGGCCAAGCGCTTCATCCTTTTGATCGACACGCTCTACGACCACCATATGCGGCTGGTGATGAGCGCCGCGGCGCCGCCCGAGGGCCTCTACACGGCCAAGCGCGGCACCGAAGTGTTCGAATTCGAGCGCACCGCCTCGCGCCTGGTCGAAATGCAGAGCCGCGACTGGCTGGACGGCTGGGCGGAGCGGCGGCAGGCCGCGCCGGTGGCGGAGGCGCGGCAGGCGCAGGGGTAG
- the sucC gene encoding ADP-forming succinate--CoA ligase subunit beta, protein MNIHEYQAKALLKTFGAPVASGVPVFKASEAEAAAKALPGPLYVVKSQIHAGGRGKGKFKELGPDAKGGVRLAKSAAEVVANANEMLGHTLVTKQTGPAGKQVNRLYIEDGADIARELYLSILVDRSVGRIAFVVSTEGGMDIETVAHDTPEKIVTVAIDPEKGVTADDVKTLNGALKLDGDAAKDGASLFPTLYKAFVEKDMSLLEVNPLIVMKDGHLRVLDAKVSFDNNALFRHPDVVELRDTTEEDEKEIEASKYDLAYVALDGNIGCMVNGAGLAMATMDIIKLYGAEPANFLDVGGGASKEKVTAAFKIITKDPAVEGILINIFGGIMKCDVIAEGVIAAVKEVGLKVPLVVRLEGTNAELGKKIINDSGLNVVSADDLDDAAKKIVKAVKG, encoded by the coding sequence ATGAACATCCATGAGTATCAGGCCAAGGCGCTGCTGAAGACCTTCGGCGCGCCGGTCGCAAGCGGCGTTCCGGTGTTCAAGGCGAGCGAGGCCGAGGCCGCCGCCAAGGCATTGCCCGGCCCGCTTTATGTCGTGAAGAGCCAGATCCATGCCGGCGGCCGCGGCAAGGGCAAGTTCAAGGAGCTCGGCCCCGACGCCAAGGGCGGTGTGCGGCTGGCGAAGTCGGCCGCCGAAGTGGTCGCCAACGCCAACGAGATGCTGGGCCACACGCTGGTCACCAAGCAGACGGGGCCGGCCGGCAAGCAGGTCAACCGCCTCTATATCGAGGACGGCGCCGACATCGCCCGCGAGCTCTATCTGTCGATCCTGGTCGACCGCTCGGTCGGCCGCATCGCCTTCGTCGTCTCGACCGAGGGCGGCATGGACATCGAGACGGTCGCGCATGACACGCCGGAAAAGATCGTCACGGTCGCCATCGACCCGGAAAAAGGCGTGACGGCGGACGACGTGAAGACGCTCAACGGCGCGCTGAAGCTCGACGGCGATGCGGCCAAGGACGGCGCCTCGCTCTTCCCGACGCTCTACAAGGCCTTTGTCGAGAAGGACATGAGCCTGCTCGAGGTCAATCCGCTGATCGTCATGAAGGACGGGCATCTGCGCGTGCTCGACGCGAAGGTGTCCTTCGACAACAACGCGTTGTTCCGCCACCCGGACGTGGTGGAATTGCGCGATACCACCGAAGAGGACGAGAAGGAGATCGAGGCGTCGAAATACGACCTCGCCTATGTCGCGCTCGACGGCAATATCGGCTGCATGGTCAACGGCGCCGGCCTTGCCATGGCGACGATGGACATCATCAAGCTCTATGGTGCTGAGCCGGCTAACTTCCTCGACGTCGGCGGCGGCGCCTCGAAGGAAAAGGTCACGGCGGCGTTCAAGATCATCACCAAGGATCCGGCGGTCGAAGGCATCCTGATCAACATTTTCGGCGGCATCATGAAGTGCGATGTCATCGCCGAGGGCGTGATCGCGGCGGTGAAGGAAGTGGGCCTGAAGGTGCCGCTGGTCGTGCGCTTGGAAGGCACCAATGCCGAACTCGGCAAGAAGATCATCAACGACAGCGGCCTCAACGTCGTCTCGGCCGACGACCTCGACGACGCGGCCAAGAAGATCGTCAAGGCGGTGAAGGGCTAA